A genome region from Ignavibacteriota bacterium includes the following:
- a CDS encoding DUF3108 domain-containing protein, translating into MVAVFVLDAQIQKKAVPKKKTTAAQRAALAKADSLRKVRQADSLRAVARAWAVADSTRRADSLARRAVELARIPRYRTIKQNAFGVGEKLVFDVNYGMVTAGEAFMTIARTDSMFGRKAYRIEFGVNSLPSFSWIYKVEDRYLTFIDVEAIAPLRFEQHIREGSYSRDFTADFDQMRHVARTSEGEYPIPPYVHDILSAFYYARIVDYSKFAVGDTIGLHNFYKDKSHELIVRFLGRQELEVEAGTFRTLVVEPLVKEGGLFKSEGRIVIWLTDDERKLPVRVNTKVVIGSIDVELREYFGINGPLPSRIK; encoded by the coding sequence ATGGTGGCGGTGTTCGTGTTGGACGCCCAGATCCAGAAGAAGGCGGTGCCGAAGAAGAAAACGACGGCCGCGCAGCGCGCCGCGCTGGCGAAGGCAGATAGTCTCCGCAAAGTGCGCCAGGCCGATTCGCTCCGTGCTGTTGCCCGGGCATGGGCCGTCGCCGATTCCACGCGCCGGGCCGATTCCCTCGCCCGGAGGGCCGTGGAGCTGGCGCGCATCCCGAGATACCGGACCATCAAACAGAATGCCTTCGGGGTCGGCGAGAAGCTCGTGTTCGACGTGAACTACGGTATGGTCACGGCGGGCGAGGCCTTCATGACCATTGCCCGCACCGACTCCATGTTCGGAAGGAAAGCGTACCGCATCGAGTTCGGCGTGAACTCCCTGCCGAGCTTCTCATGGATCTATAAGGTCGAAGACCGCTACCTGACCTTCATCGACGTCGAGGCCATCGCGCCGCTCCGTTTCGAGCAGCATATCCGTGAGGGGTCGTACAGCCGCGATTTCACCGCCGACTTCGACCAGATGCGCCATGTCGCGCGGACATCGGAGGGCGAGTATCCGATCCCCCCGTACGTGCACGACATCCTCTCCGCATTCTATTACGCGCGCATCGTGGACTACTCGAAGTTCGCGGTGGGCGATACCATCGGGTTGCACAATTTCTACAAGGACAAGAGTCACGAGCTCATCGTGAGATTCCTCGGCAGGCAGGAACTGGAGGTCGAGGCCGGTACCTTCCGGACCCTCGTCGTCGAACCCCTGGTCAAGGAGGGTGGCCTGTTCAAGAGCGAAGGCCGCATCGTGATCTGGCTGACCGATGATGAACGGAAGCTCCCGGTACGGGTGAATACCAAGGTGGTCATCGGTTCCATCGATGTGGAACTGCGTGAGTATTTCGGGATCAACGGTCCGCTCCCATCGCGGATCAAGTAG
- a CDS encoding phosphatidate cytidylyltransferase, with amino-acid sequence MCLRSSAASSDCVSCSSRRTSPCTPISRMPVPFVSEETAATIYRWGAWTVLTIFAAIWVCDSAAYFAGRAFGKHKLFERVSPKKTWEGAIAGFLGAIAAFLIMQALVLPYLTVTQALVCGMIVGIFGQLGDLVESLLKRDAGVKDSSSLIPGHGGVLDRFDSILFVSPLLFLYLDFIVF; translated from the coding sequence ATGTGTCTGCGTTCTTCGGCAGCCTCGTCGGACTGCGTGAGCTGTTCGTCCCGGCGGACTTCCCCGTGTACGCCCATTTCCCGGATGCCGGTCCCGTTCGTCTCGGAGGAGACCGCCGCGACGATCTACCGGTGGGGGGCGTGGACCGTGCTGACGATCTTTGCTGCTATCTGGGTCTGTGACTCGGCCGCATACTTCGCCGGACGGGCATTCGGCAAACACAAGCTCTTTGAACGCGTCAGCCCCAAGAAGACCTGGGAAGGTGCGATCGCCGGATTTCTTGGTGCGATCGCGGCCTTTCTCATCATGCAGGCGCTCGTGCTTCCGTATCTCACCGTGACGCAGGCACTGGTCTGCGGCATGATCGTCGGCATCTTCGGGCAGCTCGGCGATCTTGTGGAGTCACTCCTGAAGCGGGATGCGGGCGTGAAGGACTCTTCGTCGCTGATTCCCGGACATGGCGGCGTGCTGGACCGCTTTGACAGCATTTTGTTCGTATCTCCTCTCCTCTTTTTGTATCTCGATTTCATCGTATTCTGA
- a CDS encoding CPBP family intramembrane metalloprotease produces MTDPTQVPETTPQPVPATVPAPRAPFFRRLSPVAFVILTLAGVFILYQIVAGGILLLLVGGDITTDTVGVVRWSTVIGQLVFLLVPSLILTHLRYGKIFEPLRFKRIDPLQLLVVLVGVVALQQVLQGYMLMQEAIPVPAALERILIPIKQMMEAMLRILLTVNSTGEFLLVLVMVAVVPAVSEEILFRGLVQGDLERSIGGWKSAVVAGVVFGVYHLNPFNLVPIVVIGIAFGLIVYRSGNILLAMAAHFLNNAIAVFAVWVGVADDFLFFAPQGAPAATAIALNTLVCAVVFLALMWYFIRITRRPLQA; encoded by the coding sequence ATGACTGACCCGACGCAGGTCCCCGAAACGACCCCACAGCCCGTCCCGGCAACGGTGCCGGCCCCACGCGCGCCGTTCTTCCGTCGGCTGAGTCCGGTCGCATTCGTCATCCTCACCCTGGCCGGCGTGTTCATCCTCTACCAGATCGTCGCGGGCGGCATACTGCTCCTCCTCGTGGGGGGTGATATCACGACGGACACGGTCGGTGTGGTCCGATGGTCCACGGTGATCGGCCAGCTGGTCTTTCTCCTGGTGCCTTCGCTCATTCTGACGCATCTGCGCTACGGGAAGATCTTCGAGCCGCTCCGGTTCAAGCGGATCGACCCGCTGCAGTTGCTTGTCGTCCTTGTCGGCGTCGTCGCGCTGCAGCAAGTGCTGCAGGGCTATATGCTGATGCAGGAGGCGATCCCCGTGCCGGCAGCGCTCGAACGGATCCTCATTCCGATCAAGCAGATGATGGAAGCGATGTTGCGGATCCTGCTGACCGTGAACTCCACAGGCGAGTTCCTGCTGGTGCTCGTGATGGTTGCTGTTGTGCCCGCAGTCTCGGAGGAGATCCTGTTCCGTGGACTCGTGCAGGGCGATCTCGAACGGTCCATCGGCGGGTGGAAGAGCGCGGTCGTGGCGGGCGTGGTGTTCGGCGTCTACCATCTGAACCCTTTCAATCTTGTGCCCATCGTCGTGATCGGTATTGCCTTCGGCCTCATCGTGTACCGCTCGGGCAACATCCTGCTGGCCATGGCGGCGCACTTCCTGAACAACGCGATCGCCGTGTTCGCGGTGTGGGTGGGGGTGGCCGACGATTTCCTGTTCTTCGCGCCGCAGGGTGCTCCCGCGGCCACGGCGATCGCGTTGAACACTCTTGTCTGTGCCGTGGTTTTTCTGGCGCTAATGTGGTACTTTATTCGCATCACACGCAGACCTCTCCAAGCCTGA